The DNA sequence CCCAGCGGAGCCCGAGCCAGCCGCCAGAGGGCGGACGGCTCAGATCGCGGATCCGCCAGCCGGATGCGCCGCCCGTCGCGGTGCAGCAGTGCGGCCCGGTTGAAGTAGCGAAGGTCGAGGCGGGACAGGTCGACCGCCCGGGGCAGCTCCGGGTATCCCGTGTTCAGCACCTGGAAGCCGCGGTCCAGCAGGAACCCGTCAGCCACGTCGGTACGGACCCGGCCGCCAACAGCGTCGGCGGACTCGATCACCGTCACCTCGACCCCCGCCGCGGCCAGCCGTCGGGCACACGCCAGGCCGGCTAAGCCCGCTCCGACCACCACGACGTCGGCGGCCGACGGCGTGGTCGGGCCCGGCGTCGTCATCGGGCCAGTCTGTCGCACCCCGCGCGGCAGCGTCCACCTACGAGCCCGACTAGAGTCGAGGCCCCGGCCGCTGCGACTCCAGCGAGATCCTCGCCAGACGTGGGTACAGGGCAGGGGTACCACGAGTCATGGGCACAACGAGCCCCTGAGGCGACGACGAGGGATGACCGGATGAACGCCACTCAGGAACCAGCCTCCGGACCGGCACTGGTCTGGTTCCGGGATGACCTGAGGCTGTCGGACCAACCGGCACTGCTGGCTGCCGTCGACTCCGGACGGCCGGTCTGCTGTGTGTTCGTGCTGGACGAGTCGAGTGAGGGCATCCGCCCGCTCGGCGGTGCCAGCCGATGGTGGCTGCACCAGAGCCTCCGCTCGCTGGCCGACGACCTGGAGCGCGCCGGCTCCGGCCTGGTGCTCCGCCGCGGCCCGGCAGCCGACGTGATCGCCGAGCTGGTCGGCGAGACGGGCGCGACGGCCATCCACTGGAACCGGCGCTACGGGGAGGCCGAGCGCGCCGTGGACGAGCGGATCAAGGAACGCTGCCGGGGCGAGGGGCTCGAGGCGCACAGCCACAACGCGAGTCTGCTGTTCGAGCCCTGGGAGGTCAGCACCAAGTCCGGGTCGCCGTACTCGGTCTTCACCCCGTTCTGGCGGGCCTGCCGGGAGCAGCGGCCGCCATCGGAGCCTCTTCCGGCGGTCCGCCGGATCGACGGCTGGGACCAGCGGGTGCCGAGCGAGGACTTGGACAGCTGGCGGCTGCAGCCGACCACACCGGACTGGGCCGGTGGACTCCGAGAGACCTGGGAGCCCGGTGAGAGAGGTGCCGCCCGTCGTCTCCGTGACATGGTCGATGGGCTGCCCGGCTACGCCGAGGGTCGGGACCGACCGGACCAGTCGGCCACCTCCAGGCTCTCTCCGCACCTGCGCTGGGGCGAGATCGGCCCTCGACAGGTGTGGCACACCATGATGGCGGCGGACGACTCCGAAGCTGCGTCCGGGTTCCTGCGCGAGCTGTGCTGGCGCGAGTTCGCCTACCACGTCCTGTTCCACCACCCGCGCCTCTCCACCGAGAACCTGCAGCGCAAGTTCGACGCCTTCCCCTGGCCGCCACTGGATGAGGATGCGTTGCGGGCCTGGCAGCAGGGCCGGACCGGGTACCCCCTGGTGGACGCTGGGATGCGGGAACTGTGGCACAGCGGCTACATGCACAACCGGGTGCGGATGGTCACAGCCTCGTTCCTCACCAAGAACCTGCTGATCGACTGGCGGATCGGCGAGGCCTGGTTCTGGGACACCCTTGTCGACGCCGATCCGGCGAACAACGCCTTCAACTGGCAGTGGGTGGCCGGCTCCGGCGCGGACGCCTCGCCCTACTTCCGGGTCTTCAACCCCGAGACGCAGCGCAGCAAGTTCGATCCGGATGACCGCTACGTCGCCAGCTGGGTCCCCGATCTCGGCACCGACGACTACCCGGCGCCGCTCGTCGATCTCAAGGAGAGCCGCGAGGCGGCGCTCGCCGCCTATCAGCAGGTCCGCGGCTAGCTCAGATCACAGGTCTCACTGGGATCATAGGGGGAGCGTGCCGCGTACCAGGCTGTTGTGGGAGTGCAGCGGGTTCCCGTCGTCGGGTTCCAACGAGACGTCGACGATCCGGTAACTGCTGCCGAGCCCGGCCGGCAGCGGGTAGGTCTTGGTCGTGTTCTCCGGCAGCACCCCCAACGACACCATCCGCTTGCCGTCGCTGTTGATCAGCCACAGCTCGTGGTAGCCGGCGCCGGCACCCAGACCCTTGACCGTGATCCGCAGGAACGGCTGGTGGTCG is a window from the Microlunatus panaciterrae genome containing:
- a CDS encoding cryptochrome/photolyase family protein; its protein translation is MNATQEPASGPALVWFRDDLRLSDQPALLAAVDSGRPVCCVFVLDESSEGIRPLGGASRWWLHQSLRSLADDLERAGSGLVLRRGPAADVIAELVGETGATAIHWNRRYGEAERAVDERIKERCRGEGLEAHSHNASLLFEPWEVSTKSGSPYSVFTPFWRACREQRPPSEPLPAVRRIDGWDQRVPSEDLDSWRLQPTTPDWAGGLRETWEPGERGAARRLRDMVDGLPGYAEGRDRPDQSATSRLSPHLRWGEIGPRQVWHTMMAADDSEAASGFLRELCWREFAYHVLFHHPRLSTENLQRKFDAFPWPPLDEDALRAWQQGRTGYPLVDAGMRELWHSGYMHNRVRMVTASFLTKNLLIDWRIGEAWFWDTLVDADPANNAFNWQWVAGSGADASPYFRVFNPETQRSKFDPDDRYVASWVPDLGTDDYPAPLVDLKESREAALAAYQQVRG